A section of the Malus sylvestris chromosome 17, drMalSylv7.2, whole genome shotgun sequence genome encodes:
- the LOC126609698 gene encoding myb family transcription factor PHL6-like isoform X1: protein MGIYRFPPVEVGILHHVFDRLKKAELSSAIMSHHGVICVAQSETTKGVKPSYCNSPSPIHDFLGSESQGRSVTASDCSSPRVSPFIREKSFGSPTNMQGSPVQHSKSAFSRSSVFCTSLHQSSSSSSETSRQLGNLPFLPHPPTYGQSISAVDSKSPLLFSEDKSNQYDDEQSEDLMKDFLNLHGDSSHGNFHGISYGSDTLALTEQLELQFLSDQLDIAITDNGENPGLDEIYEIPQPSPKPAIGLTTCSEGCRLTTPLVDALTSHPSPGPASAHRPRMRWTPELHERFIEAVNRLDGAEKATPKGVLKAMNVEGLTIYHVKSHLQKYRLARYMPEKKEDKKASSSEEKKATSTINESDGRRKGSIHITEALRMQMEVQKQLHEQLEVQRVLQLRIEEHAKYLRKILENQQKAGGALLSPQALSSQTTNSAHVSAQPPSSTCVSPPQPAVSDSSSPQSLKHKATDCSASEPPTCTKKPRLEERPDEGVVENPQL, encoded by the exons atgggg ATATATAGATTTCCACCAGTAGAAGTCGGTATATTGCACCACGTATTTGATAGATTGAAGAAGGCTGAGCTTTCGTCTGCAATCATGAGTCACCATGGTGTCATCTGTGTAGCACAAAGTGAGACTACAAAAGGAGTCAAACCGTCATACTGTAATTCCCCTTCCCCAATCCATGATTTTTTGGGTAGTGAATCACAAGGCAGGAGTGTCACAGCCAGTGATTGTTCATCTCCACGTGTGTCTCCTTTCATACGGGAAAAATCTTTTGGATCTCCTACTAATATGCAAGGATCCCCTGTTCAGCATTCCAAGAGCGCGTTTTCACGTTCTTCTGTTTTCTGTACCAGTTTGCATCAGTCTTCTTCATCGAGCTCCGAAACCTCTCGTCAGCTTGGGAATTTGCCATTTCTTCCACATCCTCCAACATATGGCCAGTCCATTTCTGCTGTTGATTCAAAATCTCCATTGCTTTTTAGCGAGGATAAAAGCAATCAATATGATGACGAACAATCGGAGGATCTCATGAAAGACTTTCTTAATTTGCATGGAGATTCCTCACACGGAAACTTCCATGGTATTAGTTATGGAAGTGACACTCTAGCACTTACAGAACAATTAGAGTTACAATTTTTGTCAGATCAACTTGACATAGCTATCACGGACAATGGAGAGAATCCTGGGCTTGAC GAAATTTATGAGATTCCTCAACCCTCACCAAAACCGGCTATAGGACTGACAACATGTAGTGAGGGTTGTCGCTTGACAACACCGCTCGTTGATGCTCTTACAAGTCACCCCTCTCCCGGGCCAGCCTCTGCACATAGGCCAAGAATGCGATGGACGCCTGAGCTCCATGAGCGTTTTATAGAGGCCGTTAACAGGCTTGATGGGGCTGAAA AGGCCACTCCGAAAGGTGTATTAAAGGCTATGAATGTTGAGGGCTTAACCATTTATCATGTGAAAAGCCACTTACAG AAATACCGACTTGCCAGGTATATGCCAGAGAAAAAGGAAG ATAAGAAGGCCTCTAGCTCTGAAGAAAAGAAAGCAACTTCAACCATTAACGAAAGCGATGGACGTAGAAAAGG GAGCATTCACATCACCGAGGCTCTGCGCATGCAAATGGAAGTTCAGAAGCAACTGCATGAGCAGCTTGAG GTTCAAAGGGTCCTTCAGCTACGCATAGAGGAACACGCAAAATACTTGCGGAAGATCTTGGAGAATCAGCAGAAAGCCGGCGGTGCTTTACTTTCTCCGCAAGCTTTGTCATCACAGACGACTAATTCCGCTCATGTGTCCGCACAACCGCCTTCATCAACCTGTGTATCACCCCCACAACCTGCCGTGTCCGACTCATCATCGCCTCAATCACTGAAGCATAAAGCTACTGACTGTAGTGCCTCTGAGCCGCCGACGTGCACCAAAAAGCCCCGTCTTGAAGAGAGACCGGATGAGGGTGTGGTCGAAAATCCTCAATTATAA
- the LOC126609698 gene encoding myb family transcription factor PHL6-like isoform X2: MSHHGVICVAQSETTKGVKPSYCNSPSPIHDFLGSESQGRSVTASDCSSPRVSPFIREKSFGSPTNMQGSPVQHSKSAFSRSSVFCTSLHQSSSSSSETSRQLGNLPFLPHPPTYGQSISAVDSKSPLLFSEDKSNQYDDEQSEDLMKDFLNLHGDSSHGNFHGISYGSDTLALTEQLELQFLSDQLDIAITDNGENPGLDEIYEIPQPSPKPAIGLTTCSEGCRLTTPLVDALTSHPSPGPASAHRPRMRWTPELHERFIEAVNRLDGAEKATPKGVLKAMNVEGLTIYHVKSHLQKYRLARYMPEKKEDKKASSSEEKKATSTINESDGRRKGSIHITEALRMQMEVQKQLHEQLEVQRVLQLRIEEHAKYLRKILENQQKAGGALLSPQALSSQTTNSAHVSAQPPSSTCVSPPQPAVSDSSSPQSLKHKATDCSASEPPTCTKKPRLEERPDEGVVENPQL, translated from the exons ATGAGTCACCATGGTGTCATCTGTGTAGCACAAAGTGAGACTACAAAAGGAGTCAAACCGTCATACTGTAATTCCCCTTCCCCAATCCATGATTTTTTGGGTAGTGAATCACAAGGCAGGAGTGTCACAGCCAGTGATTGTTCATCTCCACGTGTGTCTCCTTTCATACGGGAAAAATCTTTTGGATCTCCTACTAATATGCAAGGATCCCCTGTTCAGCATTCCAAGAGCGCGTTTTCACGTTCTTCTGTTTTCTGTACCAGTTTGCATCAGTCTTCTTCATCGAGCTCCGAAACCTCTCGTCAGCTTGGGAATTTGCCATTTCTTCCACATCCTCCAACATATGGCCAGTCCATTTCTGCTGTTGATTCAAAATCTCCATTGCTTTTTAGCGAGGATAAAAGCAATCAATATGATGACGAACAATCGGAGGATCTCATGAAAGACTTTCTTAATTTGCATGGAGATTCCTCACACGGAAACTTCCATGGTATTAGTTATGGAAGTGACACTCTAGCACTTACAGAACAATTAGAGTTACAATTTTTGTCAGATCAACTTGACATAGCTATCACGGACAATGGAGAGAATCCTGGGCTTGAC GAAATTTATGAGATTCCTCAACCCTCACCAAAACCGGCTATAGGACTGACAACATGTAGTGAGGGTTGTCGCTTGACAACACCGCTCGTTGATGCTCTTACAAGTCACCCCTCTCCCGGGCCAGCCTCTGCACATAGGCCAAGAATGCGATGGACGCCTGAGCTCCATGAGCGTTTTATAGAGGCCGTTAACAGGCTTGATGGGGCTGAAA AGGCCACTCCGAAAGGTGTATTAAAGGCTATGAATGTTGAGGGCTTAACCATTTATCATGTGAAAAGCCACTTACAG AAATACCGACTTGCCAGGTATATGCCAGAGAAAAAGGAAG ATAAGAAGGCCTCTAGCTCTGAAGAAAAGAAAGCAACTTCAACCATTAACGAAAGCGATGGACGTAGAAAAGG GAGCATTCACATCACCGAGGCTCTGCGCATGCAAATGGAAGTTCAGAAGCAACTGCATGAGCAGCTTGAG GTTCAAAGGGTCCTTCAGCTACGCATAGAGGAACACGCAAAATACTTGCGGAAGATCTTGGAGAATCAGCAGAAAGCCGGCGGTGCTTTACTTTCTCCGCAAGCTTTGTCATCACAGACGACTAATTCCGCTCATGTGTCCGCACAACCGCCTTCATCAACCTGTGTATCACCCCCACAACCTGCCGTGTCCGACTCATCATCGCCTCAATCACTGAAGCATAAAGCTACTGACTGTAGTGCCTCTGAGCCGCCGACGTGCACCAAAAAGCCCCGTCTTGAAGAGAGACCGGATGAGGGTGTGGTCGAAAATCCTCAATTATAA
- the LOC126609698 gene encoding myb family transcription factor PHL6-like isoform X3, translating into MTLRKAGGLGFETWEQPLHKWGLHQSSSSSSETSRQLGNLPFLPHPPTYGQSISAVDSKSPLLFSEDKSNQYDDEQSEDLMKDFLNLHGDSSHGNFHGISYGSDTLALTEQLELQFLSDQLDIAITDNGENPGLDEIYEIPQPSPKPAIGLTTCSEGCRLTTPLVDALTSHPSPGPASAHRPRMRWTPELHERFIEAVNRLDGAEKATPKGVLKAMNVEGLTIYHVKSHLQKYRLARYMPEKKEDKKASSSEEKKATSTINESDGRRKGSIHITEALRMQMEVQKQLHEQLEVQRVLQLRIEEHAKYLRKILENQQKAGGALLSPQALSSQTTNSAHVSAQPPSSTCVSPPQPAVSDSSSPQSLKHKATDCSASEPPTCTKKPRLEERPDEGVVENPQL; encoded by the exons ATGaccttgcgtaaagcgggaggtctcgggttcgagacttgggagcagcctctccataaatgggg TTTGCATCAGTCTTCTTCATCGAGCTCCGAAACCTCTCGTCAGCTTGGGAATTTGCCATTTCTTCCACATCCTCCAACATATGGCCAGTCCATTTCTGCTGTTGATTCAAAATCTCCATTGCTTTTTAGCGAGGATAAAAGCAATCAATATGATGACGAACAATCGGAGGATCTCATGAAAGACTTTCTTAATTTGCATGGAGATTCCTCACACGGAAACTTCCATGGTATTAGTTATGGAAGTGACACTCTAGCACTTACAGAACAATTAGAGTTACAATTTTTGTCAGATCAACTTGACATAGCTATCACGGACAATGGAGAGAATCCTGGGCTTGAC GAAATTTATGAGATTCCTCAACCCTCACCAAAACCGGCTATAGGACTGACAACATGTAGTGAGGGTTGTCGCTTGACAACACCGCTCGTTGATGCTCTTACAAGTCACCCCTCTCCCGGGCCAGCCTCTGCACATAGGCCAAGAATGCGATGGACGCCTGAGCTCCATGAGCGTTTTATAGAGGCCGTTAACAGGCTTGATGGGGCTGAAA AGGCCACTCCGAAAGGTGTATTAAAGGCTATGAATGTTGAGGGCTTAACCATTTATCATGTGAAAAGCCACTTACAG AAATACCGACTTGCCAGGTATATGCCAGAGAAAAAGGAAG ATAAGAAGGCCTCTAGCTCTGAAGAAAAGAAAGCAACTTCAACCATTAACGAAAGCGATGGACGTAGAAAAGG GAGCATTCACATCACCGAGGCTCTGCGCATGCAAATGGAAGTTCAGAAGCAACTGCATGAGCAGCTTGAG GTTCAAAGGGTCCTTCAGCTACGCATAGAGGAACACGCAAAATACTTGCGGAAGATCTTGGAGAATCAGCAGAAAGCCGGCGGTGCTTTACTTTCTCCGCAAGCTTTGTCATCACAGACGACTAATTCCGCTCATGTGTCCGCACAACCGCCTTCATCAACCTGTGTATCACCCCCACAACCTGCCGTGTCCGACTCATCATCGCCTCAATCACTGAAGCATAAAGCTACTGACTGTAGTGCCTCTGAGCCGCCGACGTGCACCAAAAAGCCCCGTCTTGAAGAGAGACCGGATGAGGGTGTGGTCGAAAATCCTCAATTATAA